tgctgtgaagtgctaaccactacgccaccgtgcagctgAAGTGAACGTCAtcagcttaaaaaaatgaagaatatatgaCGGTTTAGAAAACGGCAATACCGTCAACGTGCAGGTTCTTCTCTTCTGTCGCTCTGAGGTCGTGGTCGACCCGTGGACACGAGCTTCAGCTCCTCTGCGGTGAGTCGCGGCGACACAATGGACGAGTTACGTCATGTGATCATTGACCAGCCGATTGTCGAGTGTCTTGTTCtctcgtctttgttttgtttttttgtctgtgggAATTCATTCAGAGATACAATGCGCGGCCGAATCAGGCCTCTCCGGCCCagaattgtgtgttttcagcgATTGTTTCTGCACAAAGACAAGGAGCGTTTACACAACCGTTACTCAACCGTCCTGTGTTCGACCACGGACGAGGTGGAGACAGGGTCAGTGGTTCTTCACATAGAGAGACATCAGGAAACCCTTCACAGATGCACAAATAATCACAATCTCTGCTCAGTGTGTCCGGAGatagaagagggaaaaaaggtttgtttcaTCAGTTATAAAAGTCCTGAATCATTGTTTCTCATATTCATGTAACGTATTTGCAGCAGCTTGTCCCGCAAAAGTTATTGTAATATCAGTGAACTCAATATGgctaaaaactgaaaagaacatgtcaatgttttttgtaCTTATCTAATAATAAATCCAAAGTAatgtttttgcttgaaaattTCAAGTCTTGCATCATAACTTCTAGTAAAATGTTGCAGCAGatattcattttcatccttAAATGATCTACAAGTTATTTAGTCTTTAAGGTGTcagaatatataataatttaaaaaagggccACAGGACTCAAAGCTGAACCAATGACTTTAATGATTAGTTATCGATTGACTTGGTGATTTAATTTATCTGTCGACTTCTTTTGAGTTCAGACTGACACCAGACGACTTCATCTGGTCCGAGGGACCTTCTGACCCTTTCGTCTGCCTGCCTTGTCTGACCTCTCAGTGACCCCgagagcgcgcacacacacacacacacacacacacacacacacacacacagatggcgTTTCATCATCCGTTGTGTGTTTAACTGAAAACCACAGACAGACGAGGCTGTATAGCTTCCGGAGGGTGAACATGAGCTTTCTCATGAGAACGTTCCTCTCTTtactcttctgtgtgtgtgtgtgtgtgtgtgtgtgtgtgtgtgtgtgcgtgtgtgtgaaataacATATATTATTCCTATGACATGGATGCTAAAAACCTTGCAGCTCCATATTAATCAGATAACAACCACAAAACACATTAATTTGGTGagtaaaacatcacaaaaaatatataaaatataaaattgtgaACAAGGTGCATTAAGATCGTCAATGTAAACGATCTCATTTCTCACCCTCATCACTACGGAAACCCAGGAGGCGAATGTGCATGAAGGCAAACTTTCCACAgggaacatgaataaacataacGGCAAAAAGAAATAAGCAAACTCGAATGATGAAATTCACAACCACTGGACAAGATAATTGacaaaatacatcaaatgtacaaacacaaattagaaataacaaaaaaaacatattgaactCCGTTTCTCAAGTTGCTCACTCAGGAAAGAAAGAGGCACAAACATAACGTCATACTTTGAcaagttaaagccccagtgtgtatttttttgtaattatggcgccatctggtggtaaagttgcaaaccgcaaccaacagagcgaccgacaggggacactttatggcggcgcaccgcgTCTGAAAATTTagcgtgaacgcgacgtattctggaaccgtttagttcgacaaccgtattcaacacgacgtggaaacacggagactcacacggaggtcgctccacctcatggaactatatttaactcttatatgaacacgTGGTTATGGACGTAGCTCAGCGGAACTGAGACGGACTGAGTTCCGGTCCGAGCTGAGCCTCTGGTATTTGCCTTGCAGCGCATTGTGACTTTCAAGCAGCTCGCGGTAGTTCGACTGAACGTGCAGATGCTTCCTGCCCAGATACTCGTATTCCTCTCGCAGCCTGCGCACGGACTCGTTCGCCTCGTCGGCGGAGGGTTCGCGCTCCTCCGCCCTGAGCCCCCGTTCCCGCGAGCGGCGGCCGCGCTCGGCGCTCCGGAGGGCCGTGGTCAAATGCTGCCGCTCCTCCAGAGTTTCTATCTGCCTGATCAATGCTTCCCTCAGCTCGGCCTGGACCTCCTGACACGTGGCCCTCTCTCTTTCAAGAGCGCAATGGGTGTGGTTGGcgcgctccctctctctttcaagATCAGCGGCAGTGTGACTGGCTCGCTCCTCCGAGACAGCTCTTTGTGTCCTCTCCAGATTCAGGGCCCGTCTCGTCTTGCCCTCCGACTGCTGTGCTTTGAATTGGAACACCATGTACTGGAGCTTCGCGACGGCCTCTGGGTCCTTGCAGATGAGCGCTCCCCCGTGTCCCGGGGAGTGCGTCATGCCGTCTTTGAACATCGCGTCGTATTTTGCCTCCATGGCCCTGAATTTCGCCCGGATGTCCTCGTTCTCCATCCTCAGGGTTTGCATGTCGTACATCGCGCCCTCCGGGTCGGCGGGcgctttcttttccttctttcgaCGCGCTCTCGACACCTGAGCTCGCTCCTTCTCCGCTCCGTCCTTGAGTCTGCTGCGAGCTTCCCCGTCTctccgccgctgctgctgctgctctcgcGCGAGCCGACTCGCACGGAGGGAATCCTCCAGTTCACCTCGTAGCCTTTGGTCCTCCGAGGCCAGTGTTTGATTTTCCAGAGTCAGATGGACGAGCTCATCTCGGTTCTTCTGCTGCTCAGACACAACGGCCTCGTAATCCCTCTGGAGTCTACAGCTTTTAGCTTGTTCCTCTTTGAGGTCCGAGGCGAACCGGTCGTCTTTCTCCTGCAGTAAGGAAATAGTATCGTCTTTGACCGCGACGCTGCGTTGAAGAATCCCAACACTGAACTGAAGGGATTGAATTTCCTCGTCTTTCTCGAGATGTCCCTCCCTCAGCTTGCCCAGTTCACCCGTCAGCTCATCGGTGGATTGTGTTCCCTGAGCGATGACGTCACATTTCGCCCGCAGCTCAATCCGGAGCTCCTCGATCACGCCTCCGTTCTCTTTGAGCTCCGCCGTCATTTTGCTCGTTTGCTTTTGAAGCTTCGCGTGTGCGAGCTGGTGGGCTTCAGCCGACCTCTTGAGACTCGCCATCCCGGCCTTGGTGACCTCAAATTCAATACGAAGAGTGTCTCTTTTGGCTCGTTCCTTCTCCAACGCTCTCGCAAGagcctctttttctctccgctcCTGCCTCAGGGCTTTGTCCTTTTCCGCTCGACCTCTTCTCAGTCTCCTCAAGTCGTCTTCAAGAGCGGCGTTGGCTTCTCTTTCCATCCGCAGGGATCTGTGCAGACCATCAGACTTGCCTGAATCCTGCCGTTCCGTTTCCTCATCATCCTGTGAAGCGTAAAACAATGACAGGTTTGTTGCTCATTCCCGTTCATTCTCGAACAATGTCTGTGATTCGAGAGGCGAACAAAATGAACAGACTTGAGAGATGAATAATCATATACAGATGACCCAGGGTTGTTTAAATACTGTCAACTATACAGCTGAAACATTACATTCAAGATGAGCAACGATTCCTTTTCTGATTGTCTACTGATAAATATACCATCATTTAATGTCGGTGGGCCAAAGTCTGCAGCTGTCTTGAATTCAgaagaaccaattattattgtttgtgtttgtattctcCTGTATCTGTTGTAGCGTTGGCCATGTACATGTAGAGACTTACGTCAGGGAACTTGAAAGAGCAGGTGGTGTCACATTCCTCCGCaacctcctcctcaacctccttATCGATCTTCTCAATCTTCTTCTCACTCTTCTCAATCTCTTCCAGAAtttcctcctcaacctcctcaatcttctccatcttctccatcttctccatcttcttctccgtcttctcctcaatcttctccatcttcttcatcttctccatcttcttcatcctctcaaTCTCCTCCTCGGTGAAAGTGAATACAGAATGAAATGCCGTTGAAATGTCCAGCACCTCCatgacaaaaagttttttttaaatggggggGAGGGGATAAAAGAAATGTCTTCCCTTCACTGAGGATCCGTCTTGAATGAGTCTTGGATGAAACCTGGATTTTTAGGCGTGAACTGTAAAACAAGTGTCGTCGATTAAagcgcggtgtgtgtgtgtgtgtgtgtgtgtgtgtgtgtcctacatGTAGTCAGCAGACGGCAGGAATTAGAATGTGTCCTTTGAAGTGCTGATGACGCCATTATGATGTCATCCGTCCGTGACACAATTCAAcgtttcaatttaaaaatgtcatcttaAGTTATGGATGACCAGGCCCATTCAATTTCAATTGAGCTTATTTGTATGGCGGCAAATCACAAGGTAGAATATCTCGGGACTCTTCACATGGTGATACGAAGGGACACATCATATCAGCTCAATatgttgatatatatttatgtttatacgTTATGAATTATGACCCTCACTTACCAGGCGTCCTCCTTGATTACTGTCAGTCCAGGTTTGTAGAGAACGTCATTTAGATGCATCTGTACATTTGCTCCTGTTGTACTTTATGACAAACGTGCcttgttttaaatgtgacactGTAATAAATCAAAACTTTGGGACAGTAACTGAATATTGTGCTTCATAATGTTTGGTTCAGGGTTCAACTTGTGTCCGTCATGTTCGGATAAAACCTCCAAGAAATTGATCTAAgccagtttttctttgtgctggTGTATTTGTTCTATTAATTCTGTTGGATACGATGTAttcaaaatataaacacattcatCATCACAGCACATTGTAATCTGAGATTAtggaataacaacaacaatgccTCTCTTGAAACAACCACAGACTTTATGATCTGAACCAGACACATGATGAAGCAACGTCGCCATCTACTGGACGTTCACGTGAACTGTAGCTGCAGCTGAGCATGACGTCATCCACGGATCCTTCTCTTTGCTGAACACGTCTGTGATGGATGAGCACgtgatcaaaataaaaaaatcgaaTTATTACGTCTTTCTCTTGATTCCagattgaaaacacaaacagtatcTAGTTCTGGCAACATATAGAATATAAAATCTTTGACATGATGCAGTGGATCATGGTGATGTGACAATTCAGAAGTACATGTGATATGTTCATGTATGGATGTATAAGAATCTGAGGATGGAAATAATATAAATGACTCCACAGTTAATATGTAATGTCAAtatttcccttgtttttctgcaaaaataatagtttacaatagttttatttttttttacggaaaTTCATCTCATTTGTTCAGActcagtctgttttttgtgGTAAAAGTAAAATTGAATTTGGTTGAATCCCACATGTGAGCGTGTTACAgcaactgaacaaacaaaataataatagataaatatgaatattaattcaCAGTATATACTAGCACATAAATATCTCACTGGGCTGCGTTTTGCTcctgtccttttgtttgtttgttcatttgcaggattacacaaaaactccTGAATGAatcttggtggaaggatgagacacggggccaagaaagaatccatcgCATGTCGGGATAATTCACGGATCTGGATAAAACAAATGAGTGACATCTCTGAGCGTGTCCCGTGTGGACAGGTCGACTTGTCTTTGTGTCGGCCATTTTGTGATTCTTCCCTGCAGTTCAGCGTCACGTCCGAAGCGCAGTGTAGTATTCAGTGTTCCACGCTTGTGGGACGAATGTGTAACGGTTCAGAACTGAGAAGCTGTTGAATGAACCGTCACTTCTGCTAATGTTTCATCACTTCGCTTCAACTCCGAGCTCGTAAAAGTTCACCAAGGCCGTGAGAGCGTCCGTCTGCTCGAGCGAATGAGTAACTTCCCCTCTCAGTCGGGCGAGCGATGCGATAGTGTGACGCCAGAGAAAACATTCACCACGAaggtttttctgcttttttacaATGTTTAAACAGTCGAGATCATCTGCTCTGTGGAAGGAGAGGAACTAAAGCTCATCGAGCCATCACACACTTTGGCATTAGACGAAAAGGGAAAGCACAAGATGCGTCTGTGAGCAAATCttatgttttgtgatttgtcaGCGTCTTTTTTTATGCTAAAAGACAAATCcggtctgaaaaaaataaaaaaaataaaaagattttgcCCCCGCCCTCGAGATTCCACGGAGGAAAAGATTTAATCATTTCCTTTTATATCGTCTTCTTTCATTAAATGCTGCTTTGTGCCCTTCCGTTTTATGTCACATAATTAATAAATGTCGCCCTCGAATAGATTGGCGGCATGAAGaaagttttttaatatttcacgaTCCTGAAAACACGTCCAAGAGGTGACGAAGATCACATGTGGCCTTTTCCCCTGTTGCAGCCCAAAcagctgtttctgtgtctgtttaacGCACATTAATCTTTAATCCGTGTGACAACATG
The sequence above is a segment of the Scophthalmus maximus strain ysfricsl-2021 chromosome 10, ASM2237912v1, whole genome shotgun sequence genome. Coding sequences within it:
- the LOC118284136 gene encoding trichohyalin-like, whose translation is MEVLDISTAFHSVFTFTEEEIERMKKMEKMKKMEKIEEKTEKKMEKMEKMEKIEEVEEEILEEIEKSEKKIEKIDKEVEEEVAEECDTTCSFKFPDDDEETERQDSGKSDGLHRSLRMEREANAALEDDLRRLRRGRAEKDKALRQERREKEALARALEKERAKRDTLRIEFEVTKAGMASLKRSAEAHQLAHAKLQKQTSKMTAELKENGGVIEELRIELRAKCDVIAQGTQSTDELTGELGKLREGHLEKDEEIQSLQFSVGILQRSVAVKDDTISLLQEKDDRFASDLKEEQAKSCRLQRDYEAVVSEQQKNRDELVHLTLENQTLASEDQRLRGELEDSLRASRLAREQQQQRRRDGEARSRLKDGAEKERAQVSRARRKKEKKAPADPEGAMYDMQTLRMENEDIRAKFRAMEAKYDAMFKDGMTHSPGHGGALICKDPEAVAKLQYMVFQFKAQQSEGKTRRALNLERTQRAVSEERASHTAADLERERERANHTHCALERERATCQEVQAELREALIRQIETLEERQHLTTALRSAERGRRSRERGLRAEEREPSADEANESVRRLREEYEYLGRKHLHVQSNYRELLESHNALQGKYQRLSSDRNSVRLSSAELRP